Genomic window (Primulina eburnea isolate SZY01 chromosome 8, ASM2296580v1, whole genome shotgun sequence):
atcacgaggggacgacAGAAGAGATCAAGGAAGCATTGCAGGGGATTATGAGCAAAAGAGAAGGACTTACAAGCGAGGTGCGGAGTGCGGAAGacttcgtgatgcatgggagtgagTTTGGGAGTCACAAGAACACCATTCAAGTGATGAATGAAGAAAACGTCCAGAAtgctccgcgctcgagcggtaaaatactaccgcccgagcgccaaacatACTGTCCAAGAGTTGGTTTCCAGAatactcggcgcccgagcgggcattttctaccgcccgagcgcgaatagtccagaaccctcggcgctcgagcggtcatattctaccgcccgagcacgagTCATATTCGAGAAATTATTTGTTTCCttatttagagttttaattatcttggtaactagattttgatatattttttatttgtaaacATATGATGGACGAAAATTAACACAcgattcagattattattgatattttatcaaagTTTTAGAGTTTTCTCTCAAAACATTCAAAGCTTTGCTTTGTtattcaaatcaaacttatcaaagttttcagTTTtttggcgtttgtcgatcgttcttacgcggattgtcaaagacgagttctttgaaggtttgtCATAATTTCGGTTGTTTATTTCGTtgttatttgttgctaaacttttcatagtttagaggtgaaacacagacacacacttgattcaaaagatcgggacaacaatgattccttgttcgttattgaattgaggccGCGATTCTaaattaatcgtgtttgctattcgttcgtacaaagattcacatcaccATGCTTGCCATTAGCTGATTTATCATCATTCAGAGAAAAGCTTGGCCCCAAGCCTATGAAAATGTATTAGTCTCGTGTTTCTGTTATGGTTATGTTTCATTTAGTATATGTGAACCATATCGCGTGGTATAATGTATATGTATACCAGTtgaagaatttaatatttacaCGAAATATTTGGTAACTTTTCATCATATGCTCTAAGTTTTTCATGACACATCAGCTGGAGGTGTTTGGCATTGATGAAGCTAGATTTTTTGAAAACTTGTACGATTTCTGCAGCATAGCTGCTGACCATAATGGGAAGGTAATAGTGGCTGGTTTGGATGGTGACTATTTGAGGTACACTCGCCTCCTCGCATGACTTATCCTCATTTAACTTATGATATTTGTCGCAATTTATACGTTTGTTGGGCTTTGGCAGAAGGAGCTTTGGCCAAGTTCTCGATATAATTCCCATCGCTGACTCCGTGACAAAGCTTTTACTGCCCGATGCGAGGTATGTGGTAAACGTGCCGTATTTACTCTGAGGAAGACCGATGAAACTAAAAGCCAACTTATTACTGGGGCTGAAGTGTACATGCCTGTGTGTCGCAATCACTGTGCGAGTGGACAAGTCGCGAATGAAGCTACAAGGGCTGTTCTTGAGTCCTAAAACACGCAGTTCACTTCAGTGATCTAGGATTTGGCATGGTGGAATCTGGGATCTTGCATTTATGTCTGAATCAGGGTTGTTTTGCAGAACAAGGTGTAATCATTCAGTCAATCTTGGTGTCATCATGTATCTATGCTTCAAATTTGTCGAAGTATTGGTATATTATATATTAGTGGCAGTAGCAAGTGAAAATACTCTAAACAAGAAAACTAAACTTATGATTACCTCCCtagtatttttccctttctaaAATGACAAATAAATCATCTCCAAGCAGATGACGATGACATAGCTCTGTTCTTCCATCCAAGAAACAGCGCGCCATATGCATCTGCAACTCTGTAATTTGAGCTATAATCTTTCAACATCTCCCTAACAGCATcattaactgatgagctcaatGGAATTGGAGAAAATCCTGCCATGTCAAGTCTCACACTCCACTTACCAAAAAGCTCGTGCCTTTCGACCCGATCAGTACCCTCACAAGCTAGTATATTGACTACATCCCTCGCCACACAGTTTTCCTCGGCTCTAATCCGCAGCCGATCATCCTTCGTATGTGCTGCATCAATGGACTCAAACATGGCCATATAATATTCTACGGTTTCGCGAAAACGTTGAATGAACGTTGAAGTGTTCGTGTTGGATTCTTGCTCAATGATGGTAACAACCTTCGGTGACAAGCTCTTCACAAGTCTAAGCAGGCGGTCTCTATGATTTTCTGTGCTCACGCTCTCATCTGGCATGTGGTGCAGTATGTAAGGGAAATTCACTGCCAAAGCTTCTCCAGGCCGAATGTCAAGATTTTCGAGATGGACTTCACATCCCGACATAGCTGCACCATGGAATTCGAATGGTACTCCACACGACTCCGCCAGTTTTGCTAACCTTTGGCCAACAAGCTCAAGTCCTCCACCACGAGCATGAGCTGACTGAGAATCATCAACACCTGTAATGCGGATATATGGTGGTCTGCCTGGACGACTAGAAAGGGACTGAATCATGCCCATCCACTGACTACCCTGAGCAATCTGAAAGTCGATTATGTGTATTCGGTCCTCATTTTCCATAGCTTCCTTGATCGTGACATTGGCAGACGTATAAGCGAATTTCCAGTATGGGCAGATTTGATAAAGCACAGACATGTAAGACATTAATTCAAAGCTTGTTGGTTCTTCACACTTCAACTTCTTGTATATTATGCTTCCAGAAGACAATAATCTTGCCCTGATCCCTTCTAGCATGTATGCACCTAATCTTTGTAAAGGCTCACCCGATACAGAAACCTTTTTTTCCAGTGTGTCCATTAGAGCTTCGGCAGCAGATATTGCGACACTTCGATCAGACAATGAGGCTGTGTCAGTTTCTGACACTGTTTCAGCACAGGAAATGAGCAATTGTTTCAGGTCCATCTGGGGGGCCATTTCAAGAATTCGGTCGTACCTTGTGAAAAAAGAAGGGTGTGAGGAAACACCATTGAAGGAGCCACTATCCTCGATATCTGATTCGATCCCCAGTTCATTCCTCAAAACCCACATAGCTTGCATCAACTTGTTTTCGTCATCAACACCAGATGACCCACTAAAAGGTGACGAGCAATGAAGATCAAAAAAATGTGAGTTTGATAATTGGGGAGAAAAAGGGCTCATATTGGAGGAGCCACTAACAGCTGAAGGTGAATTGTAAATGATAGCATAATTGGTAACTGGTGTAGATTCGAGAGTGAAAAAATTTTCCGTGTCGATGTGACGCACTGGCTGATGATGGTAAAACTCATCCATTCTGGAGGGTGTTTTAACATCCTGGGAAGTCTGCATCTCAGGAGTCAGGAAACTCTACTGTCAGCTCAATTAGGCAGATACAGTGAATCTATATTATGACAAATATAGCTCCCGAAAGTTGCCACCTTTATGTTAGAAAACGAGCAACAAGTCTGCCGTGGAAAAAACATAGGATCAGAGGTTTTCAAACAATAGAAATCTTGATACCAAGTCAGACACCAAGAGGCAGGTTGGTTCAAAAAAGAAAAGTCCGCCAACCATATAACTCTTATATAAATCTTTTCACATGTTCAGACATAGATGACGGCCGGCTATATTTTCTATTGTACCTCCAGTTGCAATATAAAATCTTTACATGACTGTAAAACACGTCTCTCGAACCAAAAGTCAAACCTAGGTTTAGCCCAACACCTTTGAAATAAATCAGACTATATTGTTCATCAAATAAACTTACTAATCGCCTTATACAGAACGTAAAATCATTAAGAACAAGAATCAAATACATGAGCAAGTGGAGTAAAATTCAGGTCTTGGATGTCAATTAAGCAATGTTCTAAAAAGCGCTGTAGGCCGGTCACCTACCGCTACCGCACCGCGGAACATTGCAATTAAGTGACACTATCCATCAAGAAAAACAACGTATTCATTCAACCCAAGAACTCGTAAAGCCAAAGTTCATAAATGAAACCCAAAACATAACGTAAAAATTGCCAAGACAAATGGATCTTCAAAGCCAAAAACTTGATACTATCATTAAATCACAGCTTACCTCCTGAATCGTGTATAATCAAAGCATTAATCACGCACCAATaattaaactaaataaattcaagaaatcacGAGATTGGGTCCGCCAATCCTACCATACCTTTGTTGGGAAAGTTATGCAGAGATTTTCGTCAATTCTTCAGACAGAAACAAAGAAATGGGAGAGACGGGCTGAGGAAGCTTAAGTCAGTGCCGATAGGCTTGTACTAATATAAGGATgtcttttttatattaaatagtACGAGTTCTATTGCATCGTTTAATTACCCTTCACTCGTGAGTTTACTACGTAAATGCCACTGTGGAAGGTGTGGGTTTGCTCAGGCTACAATGTCAAGACACCCGTCTCGTCATCTATATTACGGTAGATATGAGATTCTACCTGTGTGGATTAATATTACCTTAATTTCATTTCAATGGGTAAGATTTTAtcacacatacaatttcaaaaaaataatgagTCTTATATATGTATGGACAAATGTTGACCATCTATTTTATCATGAGACAATGGTATTACATTTAGAGAAacactttatttttatttattttacgattattaaaatttgttaatataagatctcaaatttgataatataatagcataataataattaataaatttttatatttctacttggtatatttatataaaatagtTAAGATTAATTCCTCTCTGGCAATTTTCTTTGTCTAAAAAAGGCTAATCTGAATTTTGTTtacataattataattatactgAACTTTAATATAAGTAACATGTAAAACTAAAGTTCTTATTATCGAGTTCAACACAATATGATCACAAATTATAATCAAcggtcatatatatatatatatatttatatatatatatatatatatatatttatatatatatatatatatatatttatatatataaatatatatatatatatatatatatatttatatatataaatatatatatatatatatatatatataaatatatatatatatatatatatatatatatatatatatatatatatatatatttcagctTAATGAGTACAAGGGTATGAGAGAACTACTTCACTTGATTGGATTAATAATCCAACTTTTATCTCACTCAACCAAATATTTAACATATATTAATCATTTATtatacatcaatcaaatctttGTATAAACATTAATGtatagtttttatttaaaatttaatcaattgattttaaaaatataattatttataacattCATTTCATGTCGaa
Coding sequences:
- the LOC140838844 gene encoding scarecrow-like protein 13: MQTSQDVKTPSRMDEFYHHQPVRHIDTENFFTLESTPVTNYAIIYNSPSAVSGSSNMSPFSPQLSNSHFFDLHCSSPFSGSSGVDDENKLMQAMWVLRNELGIESDIEDSGSFNGVSSHPSFFTRYDRILEMAPQMDLKQLLISCAETVSETDTASLSDRSVAISAAEALMDTLEKKVSVSGEPLQRLGAYMLEGIRARLLSSGSIIYKKLKCEEPTSFELMSYMSVLYQICPYWKFAYTSANVTIKEAMENEDRIHIIDFQIAQGSQWMGMIQSLSSRPGRPPYIRITGVDDSQSAHARGGGLELVGQRLAKLAESCGVPFEFHGAAMSGCEVHLENLDIRPGEALAVNFPYILHHMPDESVSTENHRDRLLRLVKSLSPKVVTIIEQESNTNTSTFIQRFRETVEYYMAMFESIDAAHTKDDRLRIRAEENCVARDVVNILACEGTDRVERHELFGKWSVRLDMAGFSPIPLSSSVNDAVREMLKDYSSNYRVADAYGALFLGWKNRAMSSSSAWR